A genome region from Labilibaculum antarcticum includes the following:
- a CDS encoding AAA family ATPase: protein MGRKQFGSHFTIHREDVGLIYKLLVYAIGDELNCKKKGLNLHKGILLTGPVGCGKTSLMRLINQFFPAARQFQMKSSREASFEFEREGYKVISRYGNTFLHSIGGRITSGIICFDDLGVEQSQKYYGNECNVMAEILLSRYDLFMQKRIVTHLTTNLSASELEALYGNRVRSRMRELFNLIAFEKTSKDKRL, encoded by the coding sequence GTGGGCAGGAAGCAATTTGGTTCCCATTTTACCATCCATAGGGAAGATGTTGGATTGATTTACAAACTGCTGGTTTATGCCATTGGTGATGAGCTAAATTGTAAAAAGAAGGGACTTAACTTACACAAAGGAATTCTATTAACAGGACCAGTTGGCTGTGGGAAAACCTCCTTGATGAGACTCATTAATCAGTTCTTTCCTGCAGCCAGACAATTTCAAATGAAATCTTCCCGTGAAGCGAGCTTTGAGTTCGAACGGGAAGGATACAAGGTGATCAGCAGGTATGGGAATACTTTTCTGCACAGCATAGGAGGTAGGATTACATCGGGAATCATCTGTTTTGATGATCTGGGTGTGGAACAAAGTCAAAAGTACTATGGGAATGAATGCAATGTGATGGCTGAAATCCTGCTTAGCCGTTATGATCTTTTCATGCAAAAGAGAATTGTGACCCACCTGACTACAAATTTATCGGCTTCAGAGCTGGAAGCACTTTATGGGAACCGCGTTCGCAGCAGAATGCGGGAATTGTTTAATCTCATTGCATTTGAGAAGACTTCCAAAGATAAAAGGCTGTAG
- a CDS encoding TraG family conjugative transposon ATPase has product MNVKSIEKSLPVLGFNGDFLISNNMDLSFGLKLQLPELLSCSQEKLYLLHGTFQRVVNLLPQDSLLHKQDFFFVEKFKAEESAAGSKASKLDESYGTHFTGRDYLRHECFLYISLLNKGLLKNYLSSSLIFSQKVRQADQYRSEKALELRSNLMALFSQSGISCDVISREQAVGTEESTGLIESYLTLNFQRENTVLGGIDFRDRLRVMDQFVEILSLSDYSHVPSLVKPVGGHPGTELPCSFVYPLTYHLPFSHITNQFIYMPGQQEVKAMLESNYKKIYSLSRFSSENKINSGLIENFLDTVQTSGEKIVKTHFNVMVMDQSIKRLKQNKSECSSAFSLMNCFTYQHTFDLPLLFFSCLPFSTQLPETELFITQVPQACCLCNFEGEVRNSNSEFTLQFSNRQEGCPVKIDLSDEPMEKHLIHNRNKLIIGGSGSGKSFFTNHLLRQYAESGNCHVVLLDVGRSYEILTRYLNESLKEQGGAMMVEFTTESPISFNPFVLEGELSVERKQTILSVIYTIYKEQLSDMEKDVIAHSVTDFLQTPGLERSFNGYYSFCRDYIPDLVEKQSLEFNSHEYFFILSKYFEGGEYDYLLNKPMKTDEFFNCPFLVFELDNIKDHPVIFPVATLIIMDIFLQKMRRLSGVRKVICIEEAWKAIATPQMAAYLKYFFKTIRKFFGEAMVVTQEVDDIISSPIIRDAIINNADTRILLDMSKFKNKFGQISQLLGLSDFQKEQILSINKNLPGDRKLKEVFIALGSYSRVFALEVSRAEYFCYTTEQKEKEMILTKLSGENSLIEILTNM; this is encoded by the coding sequence ATGAATGTAAAATCAATAGAAAAAAGTCTGCCGGTACTGGGCTTCAACGGAGATTTTTTAATTTCCAACAACATGGATCTCAGTTTTGGTTTGAAACTGCAGCTGCCGGAACTTCTCTCCTGCAGTCAGGAAAAGTTGTACCTGCTGCATGGTACCTTTCAGCGCGTGGTAAACCTCTTGCCGCAAGACAGCCTTTTGCACAAACAGGATTTCTTTTTTGTGGAGAAATTTAAGGCAGAAGAGTCTGCAGCTGGCAGCAAAGCATCAAAACTGGATGAAAGCTATGGTACTCATTTTACAGGAAGAGATTACCTGAGACATGAGTGCTTCCTCTACATCAGCCTGCTCAACAAAGGTCTTTTGAAAAATTACCTGTCTTCCTCTCTGATCTTCTCACAGAAAGTGAGGCAGGCAGATCAGTACCGAAGTGAAAAAGCGCTGGAGCTCCGGTCCAATTTGATGGCTCTGTTTTCCCAATCGGGAATTTCCTGTGATGTTATCAGCCGGGAGCAGGCCGTCGGAACGGAAGAATCTACGGGACTCATAGAATCCTACCTGACCCTTAATTTTCAAAGGGAAAATACCGTACTGGGCGGAATTGATTTTCGGGATCGGCTGCGGGTGATGGATCAGTTTGTGGAAATCCTGAGTCTGAGTGATTACTCTCATGTTCCTTCCCTTGTAAAACCTGTGGGCGGACATCCCGGGACGGAATTGCCCTGTTCTTTTGTCTATCCGCTGACCTATCACCTGCCGTTTTCCCACATCACCAACCAGTTCATCTACATGCCTGGACAACAAGAGGTGAAAGCCATGCTGGAAAGCAATTACAAGAAAATTTACAGCCTGTCCCGTTTCTCCTCCGAAAACAAAATCAATTCTGGACTGATCGAAAATTTTCTGGATACGGTACAGACTTCGGGAGAGAAGATCGTGAAAACGCATTTCAATGTGATGGTGATGGATCAGTCCATCAAAAGGCTCAAGCAAAATAAGAGCGAATGCAGTTCTGCTTTCTCATTGATGAACTGTTTTACCTACCAACATACCTTTGATCTGCCCCTGCTGTTTTTTTCCTGCTTGCCATTTTCCACCCAGCTACCGGAAACGGAACTTTTCATTACCCAGGTGCCACAGGCCTGTTGCCTGTGCAATTTTGAAGGAGAAGTGAGAAATTCCAATTCGGAATTTACCCTTCAGTTTTCCAATCGTCAGGAGGGCTGTCCGGTGAAAATAGATCTTTCGGATGAACCCATGGAAAAGCATTTGATCCACAACCGGAACAAACTCATCATTGGGGGATCAGGTTCCGGGAAATCATTTTTTACCAATCACCTTTTGCGCCAGTATGCCGAAAGCGGCAACTGCCATGTGGTGCTTCTGGATGTGGGCAGAAGCTATGAGATACTGACCCGTTACCTGAATGAGAGTCTCAAAGAGCAAGGAGGTGCCATGATGGTGGAGTTCACAACGGAAAGCCCCATCTCTTTTAATCCTTTTGTGCTGGAAGGGGAACTCAGCGTGGAACGCAAACAGACCATTCTGTCGGTGATTTACACCATCTACAAGGAACAGCTCTCGGACATGGAAAAAGACGTGATTGCCCATTCGGTTACGGATTTTTTGCAAACGCCGGGCCTGGAACGCTCTTTCAATGGGTACTACAGCTTTTGCAGGGACTACATTCCTGATTTGGTGGAGAAGCAGTCCCTGGAATTCAACAGCCATGAGTATTTTTTTATTCTCAGCAAATACTTTGAGGGAGGAGAGTATGATTACCTGCTGAATAAACCCATGAAGACGGATGAGTTTTTCAATTGTCCTTTTCTGGTGTTTGAGCTGGACAACATCAAGGACCATCCGGTGATCTTTCCGGTAGCCACCCTGATCATCATGGACATTTTTCTTCAGAAAATGAGACGACTCAGCGGTGTAAGAAAAGTGATCTGCATAGAAGAAGCCTGGAAGGCAATTGCCACTCCTCAAATGGCTGCCTATTTGAAATACTTTTTCAAGACCATCCGCAAGTTCTTTGGGGAAGCCATGGTGGTGACTCAGGAGGTGGATGATATCATCTCTTCTCCCATTATCCGGGATGCCATCATCAACAATGCAGATACCAGAATCCTGCTGGACATGAGCAAGTTTAAAAATAAATTTGGACAGATCAGCCAGCTTCTGGGCTTGTCAGATTTTCAGAAAGAACAAATTCTCTCCATCAATAAGAATCTACCGGGAGACCGGAAACTTAAAGAGGTATTCATTGCACTGGGCTCCTATTCCAGAGTCTTTGCCCTGGAGGTGAGTCGTGCTGAATACTTCTGTTATACCACAGAACAGAAGGAGAAAGAAATGATCCTGACCAAACTCTCCGGGGAGAATTCCCTGATTGAAATACTAACAAATATGTAA
- a CDS encoding helix-turn-helix domain-containing protein, which yields MPTEILTTDDLREFKIELLDEFKTILKEHHGQPAKKWLKSYEVRELLGISTGTLQTMRSNGTLAYTKIGGVMFYNFEDIKKMLEKNQVQNGFRLRSH from the coding sequence ATGCCAACAGAAATTTTAACTACAGATGATTTGAGAGAGTTCAAAATCGAACTATTGGATGAATTCAAAACGATTCTAAAAGAGCACCATGGTCAGCCAGCCAAGAAATGGCTAAAATCTTACGAGGTGCGTGAACTACTGGGGATTTCTACAGGAACCCTTCAAACTATGAGATCCAACGGAACCCTCGCTTACACAAAAATTGGGGGTGTGATGTTTTATAATTTTGAAGACATCAAAAAAATGCTGGAGAAGAATCAGGTGCAAAATGGATTTCGTCTAAGATCTCATTGA
- a CDS encoding DUF4134 domain-containing protein → MKKINLKIDQKGAALLIGMLCMASLVLGQSATGIDQATSEINSYVDPVSNLIIAIGAVVGLIGGVRVYIKWQSGDQDTQKAIMGWFGACLFLILVGVVIKAFFS, encoded by the coding sequence ATGAAAAAAATCAATTTGAAAATTGATCAAAAGGGCGCGGCTCTTTTGATTGGGATGCTCTGCATGGCATCGCTTGTTTTGGGTCAAAGTGCAACCGGAATTGATCAGGCTACCAGTGAAATCAATTCCTATGTGGATCCGGTATCCAATCTGATCATTGCCATTGGGGCAGTGGTGGGATTAATTGGAGGCGTTCGTGTCTACATCAAATGGCAAAGCGGGGATCAGGATACCCAAAAAGCCATCATGGGATGGTTTGGAGCCTGTTTGTTTTTAATTCTGGTAGGTGTTGTCATCAAGGCTTTCTTTTCCTGA
- a CDS encoding DUF4133 domain-containing protein, with translation MDSYQIQKIDTSLYVKGFSGELVYLALYTIIGTFILFVLLYILAGVFPAVAICFPSFFVILYRLNRIQKKYGHKGWSKKKHAKKLPQFISVKRRICQS, from the coding sequence ATGGACAGCTATCAAATACAAAAGATAGACACCAGCTTGTATGTGAAAGGCTTTTCAGGTGAATTGGTTTATTTAGCTCTGTACACCATCATCGGTACTTTTATCCTGTTTGTTTTGCTGTACATACTGGCCGGTGTTTTTCCTGCTGTAGCCATCTGCTTCCCCTCATTTTTTGTCATTCTCTATCGCCTGAACCGAATCCAAAAAAAATACGGTCACAAAGGCTGGAGCAAAAAGAAACATGCCAAAAAACTACCTCAGTTTATCTCTGTGAAAAGAAGGATCTGTCAAAGCTAA